A stretch of the Glandiceps talaboti chromosome 23, keGlaTala1.1, whole genome shotgun sequence genome encodes the following:
- the LOC144453100 gene encoding uncharacterized protein LOC144453100, whose product MERAAQQRSDEQQRWEEQAHQQQQHQQQWENDQQQQQQWENDQQQQQQQQQMEQQWQEAQQRQAVEDRNQEEEDEDEDQGQAQDELERRQKMMQQDAERREQEARDEVLRQQQQHQLWQGEDDADIDKKDPD is encoded by the exons ATGGAAAGAGCAGCACAACAGAGGAGCGATGAACAACAGCGATGGGAGGAACAGgcacatcaacaacaacaacatcaacaacagtGGGAGAatgatcaacaacaacaacaacagtgggAGAatgatcaacaacaacaacaacagcagcaacaaatGGAACAGCAGTGGCAAGAAGCACAGCAACGGCAAGCAGTGGAAGACAGAAACCAAGAAGAGgaggatgaagatgaagatCAAGGTCAAGCACAGG ATGAATTAGAGAGGAGGCAGAAAATGATGCAGCAAGATGCAGAGAGAAGAGAACAAGAAGCTAGAGATGAGGTCCtacgtcaacaacaacaacatcaactaTGGCAG gGTGAAGACGATGCTGACATTGATAAAAAGGATCCAGACTGA